The stretch of DNA AGCAGAACGATATCGAAGCCGGATCGCTGATTTCCGACAATGGCCTTGCGCTGGCGCGTCGGCGCGCGGCGAAGAAGGGCATCATCAAGGGCGATGACCTCGCGCGTGGCTTTGCCTGGCTGCGGCCCAATGACCTGATCTGGAACTACGTCATCAACAACTACCTGCTTGGCCAGGATCCGCCCGCCTTCGACGTGCTGTTCTGGAATGCCGATGCGACCAACCTTTCAGCCGCATTGATGGGCGACTTCCTGACGATCTTCGAAACTCTCGCCTTCACCAGGAAGGGCGAGGTGGAGATGGTCGACCACAAGATCGACCTCAGCAAGGTTACCAGCGACCTGTTCATCCTTGGCGGGGTGACCGATCATATCACGCCGTGGAAGGCGACCTACCGCTCGACGCGGCTGTTTGGGTCGAAGGACATTACCTATGTCCTCAGCCAGTCGGGTCATATGCAGGCGATCCTCAACCCGCCGGGGAACCCCAAGGCCAAGTACTACATCCAGTCCGACGCCAAGAAGAAGCTGCCCGAAACCGCCGACGAATGGCTCAAGGGCACCGAGGAAATGGCCGGCAGCTGGTGGCCATACTGGATGGAATGGGTCCAGGCCCGTTCAGGTGGGAAAAAGGCAGCGCCTGCGAAACTGGGGAACAAGGCCTATCCCCCGCTGGACCCAGCCCCGGGTCTCTACGTTATGGAGCCTTGCTGAGCATTTCCGGCCAAGGAGCCACCGCGTGAGTAAACGAGACCAGTCCGAACTGACCGCGACCATCCAGATGATGGAGGCAGGCGGACGCACATTGCGTGTCGCCACGTGGCGCCTGGACGAACAGTCGGACCATCCGCCAATCCTGTTCTTCAACGGTATCGGCGCTAATATCGAGGCGGTTGCCCCGCTGGCGGAGCAACTGCCGGAACGTGGCTTCGTCATGTTCGACATGCCCGGGACCGGCGAGAGCCCCGACCCGACGGTGCCCTATAACCCCTTTACAATGAGCTGGGCTGCCAAGCAGATACTCGAGCAGCTGGGCCTTGAGGACGTCGACGTCATGGGCGTGTCCTGGGGCGGTGCGATGGCCCAGCACTTCGCGCTCCAGTATCCCAAAGCCACCCGCCGGCTCGTGCTCGTGGCGACGACCGCCGGCATGCTGATGGTCCCGGGCAATCCGGCGGCGCTGACCAAGATGGCCAACCCGCGGCGCTACATCGATCCCAATTTTATGAACGAGCATTTCCAGACGCTCTATGGCGGGATTGATCGCGACGGTGCCGAGCACCAGAAGGACAGCCACATCGGCCGGCTTAAGCCACCCAGTCCACGCGGCTATTTCTACCAGATTCTGGCCATGCTGGGCTGGACCAGCCTGCCCGCCCTGCCGTTCCTCGGCAAGGAGACGCTGGTGATGATGGGCGATGAAGATCAGATCGTGCCGCTGATCAATGGCCGTATCCTGGCTTCCGCCATTCCCAATGCACAGCTCGAGGTCTTCCGCGGGGGCGGGCACCTATTCCTTTTGACCCATGCGGACGAAGCAATCGCATCGCTGAGGAAATTCCTCGATGCGCCGGCCACCGACGCGGAGCTGGCGCGAGCTGCCTGAGGGCAAGGCCTCGGGTCCATCTAGCAGGAACAGCAAGACCATGGACCCGAATATTCTCGCTGCCCCCCCTTCGCGACAAGCATATGGCGAAGGCGGCGCATTGAGCCGAACGGGCTTCGCCTGGGCGGTGTTCGAATGGGCGCGCAATCCGTACTACATCCTCATCGTCATCTATATTTTTGCGCCCTATTTCGCGCGGGATATCATTGGGGCCGATCTTCTTGCAGGCGGGACGCTCGATCATCTCGATCCGGAGAAGGCGCGTGCGACCGCCAATGCCCAAGGCCAGGCGACCATCGCTTCGGTTACCAAATGGGCGGGTTTTATCGCCGCGCTGACCGCCCCCTTCCTTGGCGCGGCACTCGACCGCGGCGGACGGCTCAAGCCGCTGCTGTTTATCACGCTGCTGTCGATCACCATTTGCTCCGCAATGCTGTGGTTCGCGATGCCGGGCGGCGAAGGCTTGCCGATCCCGATGGTCATGGCGCTGCTGGTGATTGCCTATGTCAGCTACACCTATTCCGAGGTGACCCATAATGCGATGCTGAGCGTGGCCGGAGCGCCGAACCGGCTCGCGATGATTTCAGGCCTGGGGCTTGGTCTGGGC from Erythrobacter mangrovi encodes:
- a CDS encoding alpha/beta fold hydrolase; its protein translation is MMEAGGRTLRVATWRLDEQSDHPPILFFNGIGANIEAVAPLAEQLPERGFVMFDMPGTGESPDPTVPYNPFTMSWAAKQILEQLGLEDVDVMGVSWGGAMAQHFALQYPKATRRLVLVATTAGMLMVPGNPAALTKMANPRRYIDPNFMNEHFQTLYGGIDRDGAEHQKDSHIGRLKPPSPRGYFYQILAMLGWTSLPALPFLGKETLVMMGDEDQIVPLINGRILASAIPNAQLEVFRGGGHLFLLTHADEAIASLRKFLDAPATDAELARAA